Within the Erigeron canadensis isolate Cc75 chromosome 6, C_canadensis_v1, whole genome shotgun sequence genome, the region GCGGCGAAACGATGGTGGTGGCGGTCAATGTAGAAGGTGAGTGGCGACTGGCGAGACTAAATTTTACACTTTATAAATAACACATGATTTAAATTTATGTGAGTCGAGCGCAATCCATGTTGGTCATTATGCGCTTAGGCGTATTGCATATACTGGAGGTTAGAGAAAAACTATGggtaaaatgaaatatatattgaaatgaaaatgtCTACACACGGACATAGTTCACATTacaaatgtatatttatattcatttatgAAACTTTACAAACCACACAATTAACCCCTAAATACAACTATTTGTTAAACAATCACATAAATCAATTGTTCAACAAATACAATAACAAAAGGTAATGAACTAATGATACGTATGATTATTAAATAGGCCTAACGACGtgcctaaaaatcaaattttcatACATATCATGATCAGTGGATGAGAATCAATGAGAAAAGTTACACATTGATCATGTCACGTTTTTGACATATATTTTCAAGTCTAACTATAAGTCTATCAAAATagccaaatttattatttttctataacaaaacaaattcacaagccacattttttttatcacacacaaaaaaacaactttttaaacatatataactctCTTAGGGCGCATACCAATGaacatttatatagtttcaaaagAAATCATTTATGTATTTTCCTACAATTTGATTTGTAAGTATGTTGTATCCTTTATCTGTAGGATGAGCACTGTCCcaaaaaagatattttgaatCATCTGGACATGTAGGCACCAATTGATTGCATAAAACAGCAACCTCTATGTTTCCAGTGCCACAACAGCCCCTGTCCACAACTTCTAGTCCTGAACCATGATAATTTTAACTTGTTAGAGTAACAAATAAATAGAATTAGTAAAACATATGACTTTTCAATCCAAGTTTTGACTATTTAGTACCGTATAGGAGGGGATTTTGAATAATAGCAAACAAAGGGTTGTATATATCAATATAGACAATCCTTGATTGGGCCAGAGTTTTGTTGAGGTATTCAATTTCTGGTTGCAGCTTGTTGTTATATATTTGAGCTGCTTGATTGTACTGTTCTGAACACACTCTAAGTCCTCCACCAGCAAGAGTTCTTTGTGCTGGTAAACATCCTATTGGCGGCGCATTAAAGACCCCTATTCTTCTTGCTCCAAGTTTGTATATATCCTTCAATATAACTGAATTAGTTAAAACTTACTCTACAACATTCTAACACATCAAATAATTAAGAAGTATACAAAAGAGTCCACAATTTCTATTAAGGTTTTTTTGTCAAGCAAATTCTTATTCTGTCTCATTTtaaatgtcttattttgactttcaaagctttttatataaactttgactgtaaactttttttttcgtattatatagtagttgatgaaacatatatcaatgaaaagGATATTAAAATCTCATTTCATTCATATCTTTTATATCAAgcattatataaaacaaacaaaatttactCTGTAACATACTAAATCACCAAATACAAACTATATAAGAATTCACATTTTAACTAAAGATTTGTCATAAGGTTGTAATTCCAAATATCACTAAATATATACAAGTAATGAATTAGTTAATTATAAGAAGCAAACACATGAAAAAACAATGTACCTGTATAAATTTAGAAGCGAATGACACAATAAGATTGGCATAAGTTGGAATATCGTATTGTAATCTTCGGAGGCCAACAGTGAAGTAAGTATTAGCGAGATCGTCGGTACCTGCGACCACTAAGAATATGCTATTTGCTAATATGTATTTTGTTCCTTCTTCTCCGACTATAACCTTCACTTTCTCGATGTATTCCTTAAATTGTTTCAATTGATCTGTTAATGACAAAACAGCCtgatagaaaataaaattagaCACAGATTTAATTTTATGGACACTACGAAAAATGGTGCTCATGATATAGCATATAATTCAAATGAACTTGAACTATACTTGGCAGAGTTTGTCCATGGGAGTATTCATACTTTGGATATATGTGTAATTGTGTAGCTAATTTTCACTAAAATAATAGATAAGTTATTGTGACCAGACAAAGTATCCGCGTGTTGTTGCGGTAAGATGGTAGGGTGATATGGcttagagtgtgataggtcataggaggtgatatgtcatagagtgtgatagtcaaatgctttagtcgtacgggttccgccctcggatttaaaaattcgtcgaaagtatatcaaatgacatctctaataaaagaacatgaaattttaagaacacccatataatttttataatttatccatgtacggtttttgagataaatttgtttgaatagattagagaataaaatgatttatgaggaaaagagaaaaatgaatagttgagatgtatatatatgtattgtacATTATACATTATtaggtgtacattgttgaaaaattaaaaagttaaaaaaaaattaaaagaaacaaatgttttataacgTAGTAGAGATTAGAAATTTCTGATCAATTACCAATATCATGGGAGTTTGGGGATCAAATCCTGAGGCGCCAGAAGCAAAGCTTACACCGGTTAGTAGCTCTTTATCATCAAGGGATGGATCAAGATATGCCGGCAATAGCTCTTTTATTCCCAGTTGTTCAACTGAAAAACAGTagaaatgtatatattaaaagatgtCACTATAAGATTACTTATAAGTAACGAGAATGCTCAAAACAAGTAAACTTGAAATTATTAGCCTCATTACAAATTACaagatatataaacaataagtaAATGTATTCAGTTTGATACTTACACTTCAGAGTTCAGActatttatatacaaacacatgcatatatctttaaaattgtaagtgaataatgaattaatatattcttaaaagttggtatatatatatatatacacactttttagcttGTActcattatttaaaatttttcatgattaaaaaagttaacaaaCAATAACCAATTGCATGTCTTATTGAGTAAGTaggaaaacaaaaatataattaaattgcCAACGTACGAAATCTTTTTCATCTAAAAGTTGGTGATCAACCGTATTACATTACTGCCAACGTCAAAACTAATACAAACAAATATGTCTTACACAAATAATAATTTACGCATGTTTGTCAAAATAATGtggaaacaatatataaaaacaacacATGCAACATAATTCAAGTAAATTAAGGAGAGTCACAATTTTACCCATTCATGGATATATCTTTTAATACTATGACATCATTTTTATACCATTTAGGTACGTAAAACATGGaaacagcctctctacttaggtagaggtcaAGTTTGCATACaacttaacctcccccatacactgtcgatatattggggctcaaaacctaCGAAATGTGACACTgaacagtttctttctttctttctttccttacaTATCACTTTTCATTACATAAATTGGATAATTTAAATAATTCTACTCTAGACTATAGAGTTAGCGACTCTTTCGATATAGATGTACGCGACTTAGTTAAGGAATTTTGCGTAGTTCACACAATCACACCACTCGTAAGATGTATACTTAGAAAGTTTTCAAACCTAGAACTCCTAAGATGTTAATATATAcgaatatatgaatatatatctAGGCGAACCGGCTGAAGATTTATGGTGATGGCTTTAGGCGGGCCTTTTTTTAGGAATCGgaaaaactaaactaaaaacCTATTGGcaaggttaattttttttttttttactgtaactatatttgatatgtttaattgtttaaatgcTTCTCGTTTTAACCTTTTTCGAATGACCAGATATATATTTGagattgtttgtttttatatgaaACCCATGAATGTAAACTTGACAGACTTAGTTACTTGGGCTGACTAGCCCACTAATAAATTTGGGCCGACCAGTGTATATCTTATTATTGCACTATATTTTTTATCATGTTTGTTTCCCATTTTACTTACGAACGTGTATTCGATCAGTTTACGATCCGTATACTATTTGTTAAACTAACATTATACCCGCACAATGTGGCGTTGGTAACAGCGACGATGGTTTAGTGGTGTTGGGTGATGATggcatcgacaattggtgtcgagtggtgtaaccgTGTAAGGTTATGTAAGGATGATAGTGGAAATATTTTACAAGATAAGaacttagaatgtaaattaacaagataagggtttaaagtgttaattaattcattaagagcaaatttagtaatttataataACTCTCCATAAGaagtgtttattaagggtagtTTAATACTTTTGCATCTAACCATGTTCTaacattttctaaaaatagggggttaataattattataggaagtatagatataaataattatgtaCCCATGCATGCAATAATGttaatcaataataaaaaaagaaaaagaaagacaaaGTAAGCAACGGAAAAGGATACTTCATCTACGTATTAAAGCATGTACATTTTACCTATTAAGTCCGCCGGGGTTTTATTATTGGAAAATCTTCCTGTTGGTTTTCCACCCGCAAAATCTTTTCCATAGGGAGCAAA harbors:
- the LOC122604095 gene encoding GDSL esterase/lipase EXL3-like, translated to MESLNFIKPSLIIISLISLYFFGDHGCARMITLPPNVTVPAVIAFGDSIVDQGANNNINTLIKANFAPYGKDFAGGKPTGRFSNNKTPADLIVEQLGIKELLPAYLDPSLDDKELLTGVSFASGASGFDPQTPMILAVLSLTDQLKQFKEYIEKVKVIVGEEGTKYILANSIFLVVAGTDDLANTYFTVGLRRLQYDIPTYANLIVSFASKFIQDIYKLGARRIGVFNAPPIGCLPAQRTLAGGGLRVCSEQYNQAAQIYNNKLQPEIEYLNKTLAQSRIVYIDIYNPLFAIIQNPLLYGLEVVDRGCCGTGNIEVAVLCNQLVPTCPDDSKYLFWDSAHPTDKGYNILTNQIVGKYINDFF